In Hemicordylus capensis ecotype Gifberg chromosome 4, rHemCap1.1.pri, whole genome shotgun sequence, the genomic window AAAGACCTCCCCGCTCCCTCCAGAGCGTTTGACCTTGACTTGCTTCAGCCTGAAACACAACTTATGTAAAAAGCTCTGAGGCAAATAAAACCAAGTCTGAAGTGAGAAAAGTAGTACTTATTTTTCTAGGAATAGAAAagctaatgtgtgtgtgtgtggggggggggaccctttaAAATATCTTCTGGGGAAAATATTTTAGCAAATCATAATTAATGGTTGAGTGATACATTTGGGTTCCAAACAGAAAAAGAAGACAGACAGTTATGAAAGAAAGGCTGATGGCTATTAACCATCAAGAAAGCAAAACAACTTTTAGCAAGAATTAATATTAAGGCACTGAATATTATCTGCTGTCAAAGACAGGATACTGGTATGGATAGGCCAGCCTGCTAAACCAATTATGCTTTCCTGACATAACGTGAAATCtcgtttaaaaataaataaataacaggaaaTGTGCACCACAGATCTGAATTTTCAGAAGTGCCAAGTACCTGTCAGAGTGGATTGTTGTCTTGAGCTGAATAGAACAAGTGGTCAGTGCCTCATTGGGATCAGGCAATAAGTGTGACCTGAGGTCACAGGTCATTGCAGTTTGAACTGGATCCGGCAGCTCCGTCTCTGTTTAAATACCTGCAATATACAGGTCTAATTAAAAAACCACCATTAAAATCCTGTCCTCCCAACCCATTGTCCTTGGAACTTggttattttaagggtgtttattattattattatttctaataGCAACCTGAAGTGTTGTACCATCTCAGGTCGACAAAAGCAGCAGACAATGAGAGAGTTAAAATCCACTACGAAGTGTCAGCTACGCTTTGGCTTTTATAACCTGCTTACTAATAAGTATTTATTGTGCAGGGATCTGCAAAGCATTAGGGCTGCAAACAGAAGCTTACGGtcaatccctcccccacccccctcctcaaaacaaagagagaaaaatGTGCACCAACAAGAAAAACAGcgggagcagggtggaggggagGGTAGAAAACCATCCACAGCTCTCTCTCACAGctagccccaccccaccctccccaaaCTTCACCATCTTCCAATCAGCACCCGCGAGAGCCGGGAAAGTTACTGATCCAGCTTACCCGATCTTCCCCTCTCGTTAAGGGGGCGGTGGGAGGGTGTCAAGTTGAAAGCGAGGGCTTATTTGCATGGCCCAATGGGGTGGCTGCATGCAAACCAGGCGCGAGACGGTTGGCTGGGGGTTGGCAGGTTAACTCCGGCCAAGGAAGTCTTTGTCCCTCAGAGTGGCTGGCTGTGTGGAGGAGCGGCGGCGGGGAGCGGGCGGTGCGAGGGCTCAGCGTGCGCAGGAACTGCAAAGGTTGAGGGGAGGAAAACCGGGACGGagccctcgctgctgctgctgggacgtGGAGCAAAGTGCAGCAGCGGCTGCGGATTGATTGTTCGAGTGACACGCGCCAGAGGTTCGCctgagggcaggcagggcaaacGCGGAGCGCGTTCCCCTCGTCAAACAGAAGaagagaccaaaaaaaaaaaaaaaaaaaaagcagggcgCCCGGATCCAGCTGCTTCTCCCATTCCCTCGTTGCAGGGAGCCGCAGCTGCAACATGACTCTGGAAGAGCTGGCTGGGGACCACCAGGCTTTGGGAAGGTACATAGTCCATAGCTCGCTAGATCGGTTTGGGTGGCTGCAATCTGAAGTGCGCCTGATGAGCgggatgtggaggaggaggaggacgacgacgacaGTGTTGGGAAGGAAGACCACGCCACTCGCCCTTGCCGGCCGGCGGCGGTCAGCGCCACCTCACAGCTGGCGGGGGACGAGCGGGCGAAAGTGGAAAGCGATTGTGCAAAAATGCCTGAAGGGGAGCTGGGAAGAGGCGGTGCGAGGGAAAGGAGAtccgtcagagagagagagagagacgggcaGAAAACTGGGaagcgctgtgtgtgtgtgtgtgagagagagagggggggggggggagtgaagtgCGGTAAGGCTCTTTCCTGACAGGATAGAAATCAATACACGCTTAAATCCGAATAACGTACAAGTAGAAACCATTTCCCTGTAGCCAGCTCTCCCTCCCACTTCTTGAGGAATAGATATCTTGGGATTTAAGGGGATAGTTTAGCTCGGCAACTTCCTCAACTTTGCAGGATAGGAGGGCGCAACAGTGCGTGTTTggcgcgggtgtgtgtgtgaggtgttCCTCTTTTGACAGGTGGTCTAGGTTTTCCGATATTGTTCCCTTTAAGCTGGAGTTTgagaattttaaaaactgattagaatctcttgcttcccccccccccttttcggCTGCCATCAGCATGGAGAAGGTAGGAGATGCGCTGGAAGAAGTCCTAAGCAAAGCCTTGAGTCAGAGAAGCATCACCATTGGGGTGTATGAGGCTGCCAAACTGCTCAACGTGTAAGTGAGAATTGACTTTCTGGTGCCTTATTGTGTTGACCAACAACACAACCAGGTCCACCCACCATTTTTGGGCTACTGTGCCTGCCAGCTTGTGGGATTCTCTCATTCTGGTTCTACTTGAGGGGACTAGTGCAGTTAAGCAGTTGTCCTGCACTTAAGATTATTTATATTATGCGGACGGAAAAATCTCTGGGTATCCATATGGACAAATATAGTCATGGAAATGTTTATCCTCTTTGGGTGTGTGTCACCACATAGGCACAGAGTTTTCTCTATGGGTCAGATTTCAGCAGAACGTCTCTCCCCTTTACCCACAATGCCAGAGTTCTAGGCACCTAGTGACAGTTGATACAATGGGAACTGCTGACTAGCTTTTTAATTCAGTCTGATTCAATTGAATATAATCAGATCCACTCTTTTTAAAACATCTCCTTTGTTTGCCTTGATTGTAGATGTTGAGCACTTGAAAACTCAATTCCTATTTGATGTGTGTGAAGGATCAGGCACATAGAATATAATGGTAATGCCTGTTCTGTATATAGGCAGTCTAGTTTGCCTGTATTTGTATACCTTGTGATTCTAATTCCTGTTTTGACATGTTCAGTCACTGTAAAATGCATTATTGTTTGGGCTGTGATTAACTTAGCCTGCATTGTTTTATCCCTGCAGGGATCCGGATAACGTGGTGCTTTGTCTGTTAGCTGCAGATGAGGAAGACAAGCAGGATGTTGCTTTACAAATTCatttcaccctgattcaagcttTCTGCTGTGAGAATGACATCAACATACTTCGAGTCAGCAACCCAAGCCGGCTAGCTGAGCTGCTGCTCCTAGGGGCAAGCGGAGGGGGTGACCAGCCTGCAGACCTGCACTGTGTGCTTGTAACAGTAAGTGCTGCATTTCATTAACATTGGGGCCCAAAAGCTGCTGGACCAGGGTGACTTGATTATTGCTTCAgaacttctctttttctttcagctACAAGGAAGTATTTCCTTGAAATGGCTGGAATCATAaaattgcaatttttttaaattttttttaaacctgcttTAAAGAGGAGTTAGGATTCTAACTccgtaaaaaaacaaaaaaaaaaactatctaagtTTGGCAAGTATCTCGGCCAGTTTGTTTGGCATCCTTGCATTTGTGCATCTGGCTCCTGGCTTTAATCAGCATGACCTTTCCTATAGTTAGCCCTTTCCTCTACACAAGTCATATTGCAGTCTCTGCTTTGATCAAAGGGATTTTCAAAGCACAGACATGTTCAAACATGTTCTATCCTGTTGACAACAGGAGAGAACAACCCCATGAGTCACCTTTCTACAGTAACTCCCTGCCTATATTTGTCTTTCCTTATTACTAATTGGCTCAGAGGTCATTATTAGATAGCCCAGTTTAACTGTGACGAAAAGACTGGTCACTGTCACTTAATGACACACTTATGGAATTGAATGTGCTTTCTGGGCTGTTGAATTGTTAACCATAGTTCAGAAAACACAGTCCAAGCAACGGGTTGCCTGTGCCTGCGTTTGT contains:
- the GADD45A gene encoding growth arrest and DNA damage-inducible protein GADD45 alpha, whose protein sequence is MTLEELAGDHQALGSMEKVGDALEEVLSKALSQRSITIGVYEAAKLLNVDPDNVVLCLLAADEEDKQDVALQIHFTLIQAFCCENDINILRVSNPSRLAELLLLGASGGGDQPADLHCVLVTNPHASQWKDPALSQLICFCRESRYMDQWVPVINLPER